From Astyanax mexicanus isolate ESR-SI-001 chromosome 16, AstMex3_surface, whole genome shotgun sequence, one genomic window encodes:
- the adma gene encoding adrenomedullin a, whose amino-acid sequence MNLIILSLFCCCLLITITPSVNSAKFNLSQVLKRSVWLQRTKRDLSSLSALRETQSGPQFVRPEDVKDSLLPHSSASHTGMRTKRSKSSVINQSKRSGCALGTCTMHDLAHRLQQLNNKLKVAPIEKIGALGYGRRRRSVPERRMTLEKGEQAGGRLRPVWRLHKLEALLRRT is encoded by the exons ATGAACCTGATCATCCTTTCCCTCTTCTGCTGCTGCCTGCTGATCACTATCACCCCCAGTGTGAACAGTGCAAAATTCAACCTCAGCCAAGTTTTGAAAAGAAG TGTCTGGCTCCAGAGAACGAAAAGGGATCTGAGTAGCCTGTCTGCTCTGAGGGAAACACAGTCTGGACCTCAGTTTGTCAGACCAGAAGATGTCAAAGATTCCCTGCTTCCACATTCCAG TGCCAGCCACACTGGCATGAGGACGAAGCGCTCCAAGAGCTCAGTTATCAACCAGTCCAAGAGGTCCGGCTGCGCCCTGGGCACCTGCACCATGCACGATCTGGCACACCGCCTGCAACAGCTCAACAACAAGCTCAAGGTCGCACCCATCGAGAAGATCGGCGCACTGGGCTACGGGCGGAGACGCAGGTCCGTCCCGGAGAGAAGGATGACCCTGGAGAAAGGGGAGCAAGCTGGGGGTCGACTGCGGCCTGTGTGGAGACTACACAAGCTGGAGGCGCTGCTCCGGCGGACCTGA